A single window of Methanomassiliicoccaceae archaeon DNA harbors:
- the feoB gene encoding ferrous iron transport protein B, translated as MSRIIALAGNPNCGKTTLFNRLTGSSQKVGNWPGVTIDRKEGKIKSIGATLVDLPGIYSLSPYSPEEVVSRDFLLDDSPDTIINIVDATNMERNLYLTSQTLDMGIPTVIALNMMDTVRKDGTVIDTEKLSKAMGCEVVGISALKGEGMDELLAAVSSADTVPKPIKLSDALEDSIAQISDILRGKVPDGQLRWYSVKALERDKLAIERIGTSWDDVSKAVETLEKAEDDESDSIVASERYAAISDVVASAVKSKRSSRDYTTSDKIDRIVTNRWLGLPIFAGVMFLVYYISITTVGGWGTDWVNDVFFGEWAIPAATEWLEGMAVDPVLTAFIVDGLIAGVGAVLGFLPQMLVLFVLLVMLEDSGYMSRIAFVMDRVFRRFGLSGKSFIPILIGTGCGVPGIMASRTIESERDRRITSMTTTFIPCSAKLPIIALIAGALFGGSAAVALASYFIGVLAILMSGIILKKWPSLSGSPSEFIMELPPYHVPGIATVIRSTLEKGWAFVRKAGTFILLACGIIWFLSAFDWSMSMVGDINDSMLADIGNAISWIFVPLGWGDEWQFSVGTITGLLAKENVVGTFGVLFGFSEVAESGDEIWPIIAALLTPIAGFSFLVFNLLCAPCFAAIGAMRRELGTWKATGAAVMYQCLLAYAVSMIIFQVGSLLIYGMFGVWTVAAFATVVLIAYILVSKDPFARTRQKISEATA; from the coding sequence TTGAGCAGAATCATAGCCCTTGCAGGAAACCCCAACTGCGGAAAGACTACACTGTTCAACAGGCTGACCGGCAGTTCCCAGAAAGTAGGAAACTGGCCCGGAGTGACCATAGACAGGAAGGAGGGCAAGATAAAGAGCATCGGAGCTACCCTTGTGGACCTCCCCGGAATTTATTCCCTTTCCCCGTATTCTCCGGAAGAGGTCGTTTCCCGCGATTTCCTCCTGGACGACAGCCCCGATACTATAATCAACATCGTCGACGCCACGAACATGGAGAGGAATCTGTACCTTACAAGCCAGACACTCGACATGGGCATTCCGACGGTCATAGCGCTTAACATGATGGATACCGTCAGGAAGGACGGGACCGTCATCGATACGGAAAAGCTGTCCAAAGCGATGGGATGCGAGGTCGTCGGGATATCTGCGCTCAAAGGCGAAGGAATGGACGAACTGCTTGCCGCGGTGTCGTCCGCGGACACGGTGCCGAAGCCGATAAAGCTTTCCGATGCGCTGGAAGACAGTATCGCCCAGATCTCGGACATACTGAGGGGGAAGGTACCGGACGGACAGCTCAGATGGTACTCGGTCAAGGCCCTGGAGAGGGACAAGCTTGCGATCGAAAGGATAGGGACATCATGGGATGATGTTTCGAAGGCCGTCGAAACCCTGGAAAAGGCGGAAGACGACGAGTCGGACTCAATTGTGGCGTCCGAGAGATATGCGGCCATAAGCGATGTGGTGGCATCCGCCGTAAAGTCGAAGAGGTCCTCCAGAGACTACACGACGTCCGATAAGATCGACAGGATAGTCACCAACCGCTGGTTGGGACTCCCCATCTTCGCGGGAGTGATGTTCCTAGTTTACTATATTTCGATAACCACGGTGGGAGGATGGGGAACCGACTGGGTCAATGATGTATTCTTCGGCGAATGGGCGATCCCCGCGGCGACCGAATGGCTGGAAGGCATGGCCGTGGACCCCGTGCTCACAGCGTTCATAGTCGACGGGCTTATCGCCGGGGTCGGTGCTGTCCTCGGTTTCCTGCCTCAGATGCTGGTACTGTTCGTTCTTCTTGTGATGCTCGAGGACAGCGGATACATGTCAAGGATAGCGTTCGTTATGGACCGCGTGTTCAGAAGGTTCGGGCTTTCCGGCAAATCGTTCATCCCGATACTGATCGGGACCGGGTGCGGTGTGCCGGGGATAATGGCCTCACGTACGATCGAGAGCGAGAGGGACAGGAGGATCACCTCTATGACGACCACTTTCATCCCATGTTCGGCCAAACTCCCCATAATAGCGCTCATAGCCGGAGCGCTGTTCGGAGGTTCGGCGGCTGTAGCATTGGCTTCGTACTTCATCGGAGTGCTGGCAATACTGATGTCAGGTATTATCCTGAAGAAGTGGCCGTCCCTTTCAGGGTCCCCTTCCGAGTTCATAATGGAGCTTCCGCCATATCATGTGCCAGGCATTGCAACGGTCATAAGGTCGACGTTGGAGAAGGGGTGGGCGTTCGTCAGGAAGGCCGGGACGTTCATACTGTTGGCCTGCGGCATCATATGGTTCCTTTCCGCGTTCGATTGGAGTATGTCGATGGTCGGGGACATCAATGATTCCATGCTCGCAGACATAGGCAACGCGATCTCCTGGATATTCGTGCCTCTCGGATGGGGCGATGAATGGCAGTTCTCAGTCGGTACGATAACGGGACTGTTGGCCAAGGAGAACGTTGTCGGCACGTTCGGCGTACTGTTCGGATTCTCCGAGGTCGCCGAATCGGGTGACGAGATATGGCCTATCATAGCGGCCCTGCTGACCCCCATAGCGGGATTCTCGTTCCTGGTGTTCAACCTGCTCTGCGCCCCGTGTTTCGCGGCGATAGGTGCGATGAGGCGTGAGCTCGGAACATGGAAGGCCACGGGCGCGGCGGTGATGTACCAGTGCCTTCTGGCATATGCCGTATCCATGATAATCTTCCAGGTCGGCAGCCTGCTGATATACGGAATGTTCGGCGTCTGGACCGTCGCGGCCTTCGCCACGGTTGTGCTGATAGCGTATATACTGGTAAGCAAGGACCCGTTCGCCAGGACAAGGCAGAAGATATCGGAGGCAACGGCATGA
- a CDS encoding nitrilase-related carbon-nitrogen hydrolase — translation MKNVKAMDLKTLKLALVQMRSSVGDMDANLKKMLMFIDRAAEENADIICFPEASLTGYSSDHGPDDTIYDCSPLVESVRNAACTNDIIIVFGFMEKNNKGLPYLTQLTICPDGTSMKYRKTHLGTREAGRFTEGDSIDVLDTEKTVIGVALCWEAHMPDIFTVLRRNGAELIVIPHASNLGGGRRKETWMRYLPARAWDNDVYIAACNSIGDNGRGSISGGGSIVLNKKGIVIFENFNGTESLDIVELDGSDRDDIPSEDMCNIKYFRRRRPELYR, via the coding sequence ATGAAAAATGTCAAGGCGATGGACTTGAAAACTCTTAAACTGGCTCTTGTTCAAATGCGATCTTCTGTAGGCGATATGGATGCAAATCTGAAAAAAATGTTGATGTTCATCGACCGCGCCGCCGAAGAGAATGCTGACATCATCTGTTTCCCTGAAGCATCTCTCACCGGATATTCGTCGGACCATGGTCCTGACGACACCATATATGATTGCAGCCCCCTCGTAGAGTCTGTCAGGAATGCTGCCTGCACCAATGACATCATCATTGTTTTCGGATTCATGGAGAAAAACAACAAAGGCCTCCCATATTTGACACAGTTGACCATATGTCCCGACGGGACATCCATGAAATATCGCAAGACTCACCTGGGAACAAGAGAGGCCGGACGCTTCACAGAAGGTGATTCGATAGATGTCCTGGATACTGAAAAGACCGTCATAGGTGTTGCTCTGTGCTGGGAGGCGCACATGCCGGACATATTTACAGTACTCAGGAGAAATGGTGCGGAATTGATCGTCATACCTCACGCATCCAATCTCGGAGGCGGAAGAAGGAAGGAAACCTGGATGAGATATCTTCCTGCCAGGGCATGGGACAATGATGTGTATATCGCGGCCTGCAATTCCATAGGGGATAACGGGAGAGGATCGATATCCGGCGGAGGGTCGATCGTTCTTAACAAAAAAGGAATTGTGATCTTCGAGAATTTCAACGGTACCGAGTCCTTGGACATCGTCGAGCTGGACGGATCCGATCGTGACGACATACCGTCTGAGGACATGTGCAATATCAAGTACTTTCGGAGAAGACGCCCGGAATTGTACCGATGA
- a CDS encoding ABC transporter ATP-binding protein, with translation MKLSVESLFQGYDGKTVIEDIEFQADTGNILSILGPNGSGKSTLIKTLCNLHDPMRGHVNIDDRNIKNYTRTELSKILGYVPQYYNYAQFTTVLDTVLMGRRPYINWDYTEEDLNMAERSMKRMNILDLASRYINEISGGQLQRVFIARTLCQNPNFYIFDEPTSSLDLRHQIETMKIMRGIVHGEDRGMIIALHDLNLALRYSDKILMLSKKKIYSYGPPRETITTKAIKDVYGVEAEIIESEKGPFVLSYDSC, from the coding sequence ATGAAACTCTCTGTAGAATCTCTTTTCCAGGGGTATGATGGCAAAACAGTGATCGAAGACATAGAATTTCAGGCCGACACGGGAAACATCCTGTCTATATTGGGGCCCAATGGGTCTGGTAAATCCACATTGATAAAAACACTCTGCAATCTTCATGACCCTATGCGGGGGCATGTGAATATCGATGACCGCAACATCAAAAATTACACAAGAACAGAACTTTCCAAGATTTTAGGCTATGTTCCCCAATATTACAACTATGCTCAGTTCACAACAGTATTGGATACCGTGTTGATGGGCAGAAGACCGTACATCAATTGGGATTATACGGAAGAAGACTTGAATATGGCCGAACGGTCCATGAAGAGAATGAATATCCTGGATCTCGCATCCAGATACATAAATGAGATATCCGGGGGTCAGCTTCAGAGAGTATTCATTGCGAGAACACTGTGTCAAAACCCAAATTTCTACATATTCGATGAACCCACGAGTTCTTTGGACCTCCGACATCAGATCGAAACCATGAAAATCATGCGTGGGATCGTTCACGGAGAGGACCGTGGAATGATAATTGCGTTGCACGATCTCAATCTGGCACTTAGATATTCCGATAAAATCCTCATGCTCAGTAAAAAGAAGATTTACAGTTACGGTCCACCCAGGGAAACGATCACAACTAAAGCGATAAAGGATGTTTACGGCGTTGAAGCAGAGATAATCGAGAGTGAAAAAGGACCCTTTGTTCTTTCTTATGATTCTTGCTGA
- a CDS encoding iron ABC transporter permease — protein MTVSEDIERIDDEDRTYLKDKGSYIKAIYSASTRKKKMFIAMMAVVLFATAVVSLSLGSVNIPTFDVLACLFNQIIPDSFTLSKSYFSNIIINGREPRILLCIFTGIALGASGTVMQSLLRNPLVSPFTLGVSSAAAFGAAMAIAFGAAIFGSAYYGIVEVIGISFSAKTLITILFAFLFGTLSMALVLIISKNNIASQSVLVLSGVVVGYLFQAGVSFAKYISDDAALREIVNWLMGGMWGATWSSIVFVIPIVLVGFVVLERRAVDMNTMSSGDDVAKSLGVDVHKIRRNLLIVCTLITSACLAFTGVIGFIGLMAPHICRILIGNDNRYLIPASALMGAIILLISDTVARILMSPQELPVGILLYLIGGVFFIWLVSRKNGRYLA, from the coding sequence ATGACGGTCTCTGAAGACATAGAAAGGATCGATGACGAGGATCGAACATATCTGAAGGATAAAGGATCATACATAAAGGCTATTTACAGTGCGTCCACACGAAAAAAGAAGATGTTCATAGCCATGATGGCGGTCGTCCTGTTCGCAACGGCCGTAGTCTCGCTGAGCCTCGGATCGGTGAATATCCCGACATTCGATGTCCTTGCTTGCCTTTTTAATCAAATAATTCCTGATTCCTTCACTCTTTCAAAATCTTACTTCTCGAATATCATAATAAACGGCCGCGAACCGCGCATCCTTCTCTGCATCTTCACCGGCATCGCACTCGGTGCATCCGGTACGGTCATGCAGAGCCTTCTAAGAAACCCGTTGGTGAGCCCGTTCACATTGGGTGTTTCGTCTGCTGCGGCTTTCGGCGCCGCAATGGCGATAGCGTTCGGCGCCGCCATATTCGGATCCGCATATTACGGGATCGTAGAAGTCATAGGCATCTCGTTCTCGGCGAAAACGCTTATCACGATACTGTTCGCGTTCCTATTCGGAACGCTCAGCATGGCCCTGGTACTGATAATTTCCAAGAATAACATCGCATCACAATCTGTATTGGTGCTCTCGGGAGTCGTTGTCGGATATCTTTTCCAGGCCGGAGTATCGTTTGCAAAATATATCTCGGATGATGCCGCCCTCCGTGAAATAGTAAATTGGCTCATGGGGGGCATGTGGGGGGCGACGTGGAGCAGCATTGTGTTCGTTATTCCGATAGTGTTGGTGGGATTCGTAGTGTTGGAACGCCGGGCGGTCGATATGAATACCATGTCGAGCGGTGATGATGTCGCAAAAAGTCTCGGTGTCGACGTTCATAAGATAAGAAGAAATCTCCTGATAGTCTGTACTCTGATAACGTCTGCATGTCTTGCGTTCACAGGGGTAATCGGTTTCATCGGTCTGATGGCCCCCCATATCTGCAGGATACTGATCGGCAACGATAACAGGTATCTCATCCCCGCATCTGCATTGATGGGAGCCATAATTCTGCTGATATCGGATACGGTCGCCAGGATATTGATGAGTCCGCAGGAACTTCCGGTCGGCATACTTCTGTACCTTATCGGAGGGGTGTTCTTCATTTGGCTGGTCTCGAGAAAGAACGGGAGATATCTCGCATGA
- a CDS encoding ABC transporter substrate-binding protein — translation MDKKYMAIFAVIILVVAGVSAYAAANGGTSDGDDDTITITQNDGVEVTVSTPVTSVCVVNTNAAEFLSILGLSDKVVGVSSTMKTKPIEDWWAERTDVGSYNTPNPEIVLSTGADVVIGQCTSMPITNIDALTAMGITVILLDCYGFDTQVSDLKQLASLFGDSDAAAIADSYESFFNGMVDALKSASSTLTDDEKKTFVSTMGTNAGSKYYTGAAELSKMLEEICGLKNAVAEIDSSATSSSASISEDAIVGYYEENGIDLFVLRNTTAYSQGESEINAFLSSHTVIDNSHMFDEMNVVKTVDSKVLSGPRCFVSMIYFITLMYPDLDIGGLTVESAISDYNSTFETNWTSEELFYEYG, via the coding sequence ATGGACAAAAAATACATGGCGATCTTCGCTGTAATAATCCTTGTCGTAGCAGGGGTTTCAGCATATGCCGCCGCTAACGGCGGAACATCCGACGGAGACGATGACACCATAACCATCACACAGAACGACGGTGTCGAAGTGACCGTATCTACACCTGTCACGAGCGTATGCGTTGTGAACACTAATGCGGCGGAATTCTTATCTATCCTCGGACTGAGCGACAAGGTGGTCGGCGTAAGTTCGACAATGAAAACGAAACCGATAGAAGATTGGTGGGCAGAACGCACAGATGTTGGATCGTATAACACCCCTAATCCGGAAATTGTTCTCAGCACAGGCGCAGATGTCGTCATCGGACAATGTACATCGATGCCGATAACCAACATAGATGCGTTGACCGCCATGGGTATAACCGTCATCCTCCTGGATTGCTACGGCTTTGATACGCAGGTCAGCGATCTCAAACAATTAGCCAGCTTATTCGGAGATAGCGACGCTGCGGCGATTGCTGATTCGTACGAGAGTTTCTTTAACGGCATGGTGGACGCCCTGAAATCTGCAAGCTCGACATTGACAGATGATGAAAAGAAGACATTCGTCTCGACAATGGGGACGAATGCCGGCTCCAAATATTATACGGGTGCCGCGGAACTTTCCAAAATGCTCGAAGAGATATGCGGCCTCAAAAATGCGGTTGCGGAAATAGACAGCTCCGCCACGTCATCTTCGGCATCGATATCTGAAGACGCCATAGTCGGGTATTATGAAGAAAACGGAATAGATCTGTTCGTTCTCCGTAACACTACTGCATATAGTCAGGGAGAATCCGAGATCAACGCATTCCTGTCCTCGCATACCGTGATCGACAATAGCCATATGTTCGACGAAATGAACGTCGTCAAGACCGTCGATTCCAAGGTGCTTTCCGGGCCCCGGTGTTTCGTCTCGATGATATATTTCATCACATTGATGTATCCGGACCTGGACATCGGAGGATTGACCGTAGAAAGTGCGATATCGGATTACAACTCGACATTCGAAACGAACTGGACGTCTGAAGAGTTGTTCTACGAATACGGATAA
- a CDS encoding ACT domain-containing protein, with product MSKGMSKESLAEKTRVYIDTHPSIKDCVAKGLINYSSLARMIMKDIGVDNEEAVMIACRRYASKLSLTTNHEMDILSVLKDSRLEMRTKTCIITAKNDWSVLHKMDNLFKDLWNENSIMQVVQSASAVTIIADKMLKDRITDTVGRFNIIKVRENLVEIVVKSPEKIVETTGVIAYLITNLSDAGINIEETVSCYTDTIFIVGEIDMINAYSVLTKCIQSAEETVSD from the coding sequence ATGTCCAAGGGAATGTCTAAAGAGAGTTTGGCGGAGAAGACCAGAGTATACATTGACACACACCCCAGCATCAAGGACTGCGTTGCCAAAGGCCTGATAAACTATTCGTCGCTGGCACGTATGATAATGAAAGACATCGGCGTCGATAACGAAGAGGCGGTCATGATCGCATGCCGCAGGTACGCATCGAAACTGAGCCTGACGACCAACCACGAAATGGACATACTGAGCGTTCTAAAGGACAGCAGGCTGGAGATGAGGACCAAGACGTGCATCATCACTGCGAAGAACGACTGGTCGGTCCTCCACAAGATGGACAATCTATTCAAGGACCTGTGGAACGAGAACTCGATAATGCAGGTAGTTCAGTCCGCATCCGCGGTCACGATAATCGCCGACAAGATGCTCAAGGACAGGATCACCGACACCGTCGGAAGATTCAACATCATAAAGGTCAGGGAGAACCTCGTCGAGATCGTGGTGAAATCCCCTGAGAAGATAGTCGAGACCACCGGAGTGATAGCGTATCTGATCACAAACCTCTCCGATGCGGGGATCAACATCGAAGAGACCGTCAGCTGCTATACGGACACGATATTCATCGTCGGCGAAATCGACATGATAAACGCATACTCAGTACTGACCAAATGCATCCAGTCCGCTGAAGAGACAGTTAGCGACTGA
- a CDS encoding PH domain-containing protein: protein MAIVVAVTWFLFLDEWIWSIACIVAIAVMLFVFVATTYVYRRTYYTVTATSVTIDSTDGRIEIAFSKITSVDTEKDDRSAFYGMSGDTVRIKFGNSSSVIISPARKKEFLEELRRAGLNVVG from the coding sequence TTGGCTATAGTTGTAGCCGTGACCTGGTTCCTCTTCCTTGACGAATGGATATGGTCTATAGCGTGCATCGTCGCGATCGCCGTGATGCTGTTCGTTTTCGTGGCCACCACCTACGTTTACCGCAGAACATATTACACTGTGACTGCAACCTCGGTGACGATCGATTCCACTGACGGACGAATAGAAATAGCGTTCTCGAAAATCACTTCCGTAGATACCGAAAAAGACGATCGCTCCGCATTCTACGGGATGTCCGGCGACACCGTACGTATAAAATTCGGGAACTCCTCGTCGGTGATCATATCTCCCGCAAGGAAAAAGGAGTTTCTCGAAGAGCTCAGAAGGGCCGGGCTCAACGTGGTCGGCTGA